The proteins below come from a single Salvelinus alpinus chromosome 18, SLU_Salpinus.1, whole genome shotgun sequence genomic window:
- the LOC139544644 gene encoding heat shock protein 30-like gives MLCSRGFQSSLSPLTDFYWPVRSLWPEVRPLLSQRDLLQRNLLEIKSSLEQMEKLQQHIFEELDNVPSSVAIQPVSYKMDKEGDGFALTLDTKDFSPEELSVKQVGRKLKVSGKTEKNLDDGEGSYSYRCQEFRQELYLPEWVNPETVTCSLAHDGKLHIQAPNNPLSGEEEVAERVVPINCSLDVKPPQFLSKTEGSTTDTQKKQENTISHED, from the coding sequence ATGCTGTGTTCCCGAGGATTCCAGTCTTCCCTCAGCCCCTTGACGGACTTCTACTGGCCTGTGCGCAGTCTATGGCCAGAGGTCCGACCCCTTCTCAGCCAGCGGGATCTACTGCAGAGAAACCTGCTAGAGATCAAGAGCAGTCTGGAGCAGATGGAGAAACTCCAGCAGCACATCTTTGAAGAGTTGGACAATGTCCCATCCTCTGTGGCCATCCAACCAGTCTCCTATAAGATGGATAAAGAGGGAGACGGCTTTGCCCTGACACTGGACACTAAAGACTTTTCCCCAGAGGAGTTGTCTGTCAAGCAGGTGGGCAGGAAGCTGAAAGTCAGTGGGAAGACAGAGAAGAATCTGGATGATGGGGAAGGCTCCTACTCTTACAGATGCCAAGAGTTCAGACAAGAGTTATATCTGCCTGAATGGGTGAATCCTGAGACAGTCACCTGCTCCCTGGCTCATGACGGGAAGCTCCACATCCAGGCACCAAATAATCCATTATCTGGTGAGGAGGAGGTGGCAGAGAGAGTGGTGCCCATCAACTGTAGCCTGGATGTAAAACCCCCACAATTCCTGTCAAAGACAGAGGGAAGCACCACCGACACACAGAAGAAACAAGAGAACACCATTTCACATGAGGACTGA
- the LOC139544645 gene encoding heat shock protein 30-like, producing MLCSRGFQSSLSPLTDFYWPVRSLWPEVRPLLSQRDLLQRNLIEIKSSLELMEKLQQHIFEELENVPSSVAIQPVSYKMDKDGDGFALTLDTKDFSPEELSVKQVGRKLKVSGKTEKNLDDGEGSYSYRCQEFRQELYLPEGVNPETVTCSLAYDGKLHIQAPNNPLSGEEEVAERVVPINCSLDVKHPQFLSKTEGSTTDTQKKQENTISHED from the coding sequence ATGCTGTGTTCCCGAGGATTCCAGTCTTCCCTAAGCCCCTTGACGGACTTCTACTGGCCTGTGCGCAGTCTATGGCCAGAGGTCCGACCTCTTCTCAGCCAGCGGGATCTACTGCAGAGAAACCTGATAGAGATCAAGAGCAGTCTGGAGCTGATGGAGAAACTCCAGCAGCACATCTTTGAAGAGTTGGAAAATGTCCCATCCTCAGTGGCCATCCAACCAGTCTCCTATAAGATGGATAAAGATGGAGACGGCTTTGCCCTGACACTGGACACTAAAGACTTTTCCCCAGAGGAGTTGTCTGTCAAGCAGGTGGGCAGGAAGCTGAAAGTCAGTGGGAAGACAGAGAAGAATCTGGATGATGGGGAAGGCTCCTACTCTTACAGATGCCAAGAGTTCAGACAAGAGTTATATCTGCCTGAAGGGGTGAATCCTGAGACAGTCACCTGCTCCCTGGCTTATGACGGGAAGCTCCACATCCAGGCACCAAATAATCCATTATCTGGTGAGGAGGAGGTGGCAGAGAGAGTGGTGCCCATCAACTGTAGCCTGGATGTGAAACACCCACAATTCCTGTCAAAGACAGAGGGAAGCACCACCGACACACAGAAGAAACAAGAGAACACCATTTCACATGAGGACTGA
- the LOC139544646 gene encoding heat shock protein 30-like, whose protein sequence is MLCSRGFQSSLSPLTDFYWPVRSLWPEVRPLLSQRDLLQRNLLEIKSSLELMEKLQQHIFEELDNVPSSVAIQPVSYKMDKEGDGFALTLDTKDFSPEELSVKQVGRKLKVSGKTEKKLDDGEGSYSYRCQEFRQELYLPEGVNPETVTCSLAHDGKLHIQAPNNPLSGEEEVAERVVPINCSLDVKHPQFLSNTEGSTTDTQKKQENTISHED, encoded by the coding sequence ATGCTGTGTTCCCGAGGATTCCAGTCTTCCCTAAGCCCCTTGACGGACTTCTACTGGCCTGTGCGCAGTCTATGGCCAGAGGTCCGACCTCTTCTCAGCCAGCGGGATCTACTGCAGAGAAACCTGCTAGAGATCAAGAGCAGTCTGGAGCTGATGGAGAAACTCCAGCAGCACATCTTTGAAGAGTTGGACAATGTCCCATCCTCAGTGGCCATCCAACCAGTCTCCTACAAGATGGATAAAGAGGGAGACGGCTTTGCCCTGACACTGGACACTAAAGACTTTTCCCCAGAGGAGTTGTCTGTCAAGCAGGTGGGCAGGAAGCTGAAAGTCAGTGGGAAGACAGAGAAGAAGCTGGATGATGGGGAAGGCTCCTACTCTTACAGATGCCAAGAGTTCAGACAAGAGTTATATCTGCCTGAAGGGGTGAATCCTGAGACAGTCACCTGCTCCCTGGCTCATGACGGGAAGCTCCACATCCAGGCACCAAATAATCCATTATCTGGTGAGGAGGAGGTGGCAGAGAGAGTGGTGCCCATCAACTGTAGCCTGGATGTGAAACACCCACAATTCCTGTCAAACACAGAGGGAAGCACCACCGACACACAGAAGAAACAAGAGAACACCATTTCACATGAGGACTGA
- the LOC139543780 gene encoding heat shock protein 30, whose amino-acid sequence MLCSRGFQSSLSPLTDFYWPVRSLWPEVRPLLSQRDLLQRNLLEIKSSLELMEKLQQHIFEELDNVPSSVAIQPVSYKMDKEGDGFALTLDTKDFSPEELSVKQVGRKLKVSGKTEKKLDDGEGSYSYRCQEFRQELYLPEGVNPETVTCSLAHDGKLHIQAPNNPLSGEEEVAERVVPINCSLDVKHPQFLSKTEGSTTDTQKKQENTISHED is encoded by the coding sequence ATGCTGTGTTCCCGAGGATTCCAGTCTTCCCTAAGCCCCTTGACGGACTTCTACTGGCCTGTGCGCAGTCTATGGCCAGAGGTCCGACCTCTTCTCAGCCAGCGGGATCTACTGCAGAGAAACCTGCTAGAGATCAAGAGCAGTCTGGAGCTGATGGAGAAACTCCAGCAGCACATCTTTGAAGAGTTGGACAATGTCCCATCCTCAGTGGCCATCCAACCAGTCTCCTACAAGATGGATAAAGAGGGAGACGGCTTTGCCCTGACACTGGACACTAAAGACTTTTCCCCAGAGGAGTTGTCTGTCAAGCAGGTGGGCAGGAAGCTGAAAGTCAGTGGGAAGACAGAGAAGAAGCTGGATGATGGGGAAGGCTCCTACTCTTACAGATGCCAAGAGTTCAGACAAGAGTTATATCTGCCTGAAGGGGTGAATCCTGAGACAGTCACCTGCTCCCTGGCTCATGACGGGAAGCTCCACATCCAGGCACCAAATAATCCATTATCTGGTGAGGAGGAGGTGGCAGAGAGAGTGGTGCCCATCAACTGTAGCCTGGATGTGAAACACCCACAATTCCTGTCAAAGACAGAGGGAAGCACCACCGACACACAGAAGAAACAAGAGAACACCATTTCACATGAGGACTGA
- the LOC139544647 gene encoding heat shock protein 30-like yields the protein MLCSRGFQSSLSPLTDFYWPVRSLWPEVRPLLSQRDLLQRNLLEIKSSLELMEKLQQHIFEELDNVPSSVAIQPVSYKMDKEGDGFALTLDTKDFSPEELSVKQVGRKLKVSGKKEKKLDDGEGSYSYRCQEFRQELYLPEGVNPETVTCSLAHDGKLHIQAPNNPLSGEEEVAERVVPINCSLDVKHPQFLSKTEGSTTDTQKKQENTISHED from the coding sequence ATGCTGTGTTCCCGAGGATTCCAGTCTTCCCTAAGCCCCTTGACGGACTTCTACTGGCCTGTGCGCAGTCTATGGCCAGAGGTCCGACCCCTTCTCAGCCAGCGGGATCTACTGCAGAGAAACCTGCTAGAGATCAAGAGCAGTCTGGAGCTGATGGAGAAACTCCAGCAGCACATCTTTGAAGAGTTGGACAATGTCCCATCCTCTGTGGCCATCCAACCAGTCTCCTATAAGATGGATAAAGAGGGAGACGGCTTTGCCCTGACACTGGACACTAAAGACTTTTCCCCAGAGGAGTTGTCTGTCAAGCAGGTGGGCAGGAAGCTGAAAGTCAGTgggaagaaagagaagaagcTGGATGATGGGGAAGGCTCCTACTCTTACAGATGCCAAGAGTTCAGACAAGAGTTATATCTGCCTGAAGGGGTGAATCCTGAGACAGTCACCTGCTCCCTGGCTCATGACGGGAAGCTCCACATCCAGGCACCAAATAATCCATTATCTGGTGAGGAGGAGGTGGCAGAGAGAGTGGTGCCCATCAACTGTAGCCTGGATGTGAAACACCCACAATTCCTGTCAAAGACAGAGGGAAGCACCACCGACACACAGAAGAAACAAGAGAACACCATTTCACATGAGGACTGA
- the LOC139544648 gene encoding heat shock protein 30-like — MLCSRGFQSSLSPLTDFYWPVRSLWAEVRPLLSQRDLLQRNLLEIKSSLELMEKLQQHIFEELENVPSSVAIQPVSDKMDKEGDGFALTLDTKDFSPEELSVKQVGRKLKVSGKTEKKLDDGEGSYSYRCQEFRQELYLPEGVNPETVTCSLAHDGKLHIQAPNNPLSGEEEVAERVVPINCSLDVKHPQFLSNTEGSTTDTQKKQENTISHED, encoded by the coding sequence ATGCTGTGTTCCCGAGGATTCCAGTCTTCCCTAAGCCCCTTGACGGACTTCTACTGGCCTGTGCGCAGTCTATGGGCAGAGGTCCGACCTCTTCTCAGCCAGCGGGATCTACTGCAGAGAAACCTGCTAGAGATCAAGAGCAGTCTGGAGCTGATGGAGAAACTCCAGCAGCACATCTTTGAAGAGTTGGAAAATGTCCCATCCTCAGTGGCCATCCAACCAGTCTCCGATAAGATGGATAAAGAGGGAGACGGCTTTGCCCTGACACTGGACACTAAAGACTTTTCCCCAGAGGAGTTGTCTGTCAAGCAGGTGGGCAGGAAGCTGAAAGTCAGTGGGAAGACAGAGAAGAAGCTGGATGATGGGGAAGGCTCCTACTCTTACAGATGCCAAGAGTTCAGACAAGAGTTATATCTGCCTGAAGGGGTGAATCCTGAGACAGTCACCTGCTCCCTGGCTCATGACGGGAAGCTCCACATCCAGGCACCAAATAATCCATTATCTGGTGAGGAGGAGGTGGCAGAGAGAGTGGTGCCCATCAACTGTAGCCTGGATGTGAAACACCCACAATTCCTGTCAAACACAGAGGGAAGCACCACCGACACACAGAAGAAACAAGAGAACACCATTTCACATGAGGACTGA
- the LOC139544649 gene encoding heat shock protein 30-like — protein MLCSRGFQSSLSPLTDFYWPVRSLWPEVRPLLSQRDLLQRNLLEIKSSLELMEKLQQRIFEELENVPSSVAIQPVSYKMDKEGDGFALTLDTKDFSPEELSVKQVGRKLKVSGKTEKNLDDGEGSYSYRCQEFRQELYLPEGVNPETVTCSLAHDGKLHIQAPNNPLSGEEEVAERVVPINCSLDVKHPQFLSKTEGSTTDTQKKQENTISHED, from the coding sequence ATGCTGTGTTCCCGAGGATTCCAGTCTTCCCTAAGCCCCTTGACGGACTTCTACTGGCCTGTGCGCAGTCTATGGCCAGAGGTCCGACCTCTTCTCAGCCAGCGGGATCTACTGCAGAGAAACCTGCTAGAGATCAAGAGCAGTCTGGAGCTGATGGAGAAACTCCAGCAGCGCATCTTTGAAGAGTTGGAAAATGTCCCATCCTCAGTGGCCATCCAACCAGTCTCCTATAAGATGGATAAAGAGGGAGACGGCTTTGCCCTGACACTGGACACTAAAGACTTTTCCCCAGAGGAGTTGTCTGTCAAGCAGGTGGGCAGGAAGCTGAAAGTCAGTGGGAAGACAGAGAAGAATCTGGATGATGGGGAAGGCTCCTACTCTTACAGATGCCAAGAGTTCAGACAAGAGTTATATCTGCCTGAAGGGGTGAATCCTGAGACAGTCACCTGCTCCCTGGCTCATGACGGGAAGCTCCACATCCAGGCACCAAATAATCCATTATCTGGTGAGGAGGAGGTGGCAGAGAGAGTGGTGCCCATCAACTGTAGCCTGGATGTGAAACACCCACAATTCCTGTCAAAGACAGAGGGAAGCACCACCGACACACAGAAGAAACAAGAGAACACCATTTCACATGAGGACTGA